The proteins below are encoded in one region of Tessaracoccus aquimaris:
- a CDS encoding DUF2264 domain-containing protein: MPDLTSHAGWVHSADDLLAALQPHRTTSGALYRVPGRPSWSGEQSDGLEGFARSFLLLAFRVAGTGGASSGALLEDYREGLVAGVRQGHADSWPRIVDRGQALVEAASIAIGLHLTRPWLWDALSEAEQGLIAAWLAPSAGVSTPDNNWVLFPVIVQEFLASVGLPADRGRIASGLARLEDWYDGNGWYRDGAGQNFDYYNAWALHLYPTMWTMLREGTAPDEALERRAGYGERLARFLPQHLLFFGRDGSPVFQGRSLSYRFAALAPLWVDQYAGFGIVEPGVARDLAARTLGFFVDGGALNEGRLTSGWLGEFPPMIQPYSGPASPYWASKGFLGLALGPDHPVWNDPPREAADERRDVVVVAKEPGFLLARTGADGIARIVNHGSDNHPPLVGLDDPQYGRLAFSSATAPSFDPDPVDSHVALVDEAGVASRRGGIVREQAAAGTLASSHVPLWADQSAGVGLRILTASTAVGPHVVQAHVISSERDREFAVRVGGWAVASDLPPVASEASQGCTVTAAWGTRSNAGDGALGARVAPSSEGAREGEARLAPPSDGGRTLASRLVIVHGEATPAVHRATGTSPLGTEVAVPVLVARHSGRRTVLVTVSTLTGSDPVDPPRVLTALVDDKLIVEVDGAATIRLPMAR, translated from the coding sequence ATGCCAGACCTGACGAGCCACGCCGGCTGGGTGCACTCCGCCGACGACCTGCTGGCCGCGCTGCAGCCCCATCGGACGACCTCCGGGGCCCTCTACCGGGTGCCTGGTAGGCCGAGTTGGTCCGGGGAGCAGTCCGACGGGCTTGAGGGCTTCGCACGATCCTTCCTGCTGCTGGCCTTCCGGGTCGCAGGCACTGGCGGCGCGTCGAGTGGTGCGCTGCTTGAGGACTACCGCGAGGGACTCGTCGCCGGGGTGAGGCAGGGGCACGCCGACTCCTGGCCGCGCATCGTCGACCGGGGCCAGGCGCTCGTCGAGGCCGCCTCGATCGCGATCGGCCTGCACCTGACGCGGCCGTGGCTCTGGGACGCCCTGAGCGAGGCCGAGCAGGGCCTGATCGCCGCGTGGCTGGCGCCGTCGGCCGGCGTCTCCACCCCCGACAACAACTGGGTGTTGTTCCCGGTGATCGTGCAGGAGTTCCTGGCCTCCGTCGGGCTGCCAGCGGACCGGGGCAGGATCGCCTCCGGCCTTGCGCGACTCGAGGACTGGTACGACGGCAACGGCTGGTACCGCGACGGCGCCGGGCAGAACTTCGACTACTACAACGCCTGGGCGCTGCACCTGTACCCGACGATGTGGACGATGCTCCGCGAGGGCACCGCGCCGGACGAGGCTCTGGAACGCCGCGCGGGCTACGGCGAGCGGCTGGCGAGGTTCCTCCCCCAGCACCTGCTGTTCTTCGGGCGCGACGGCTCGCCCGTGTTCCAGGGCCGCTCGCTGAGCTACCGGTTCGCGGCGCTCGCGCCGCTGTGGGTCGACCAGTACGCCGGCTTCGGCATCGTCGAGCCGGGAGTGGCGCGCGACCTCGCGGCCCGCACGCTCGGCTTCTTCGTCGACGGCGGGGCGCTGAACGAGGGCCGGCTGACGAGCGGCTGGCTGGGAGAGTTCCCGCCGATGATCCAGCCGTACTCGGGCCCAGCGTCGCCGTACTGGGCCTCCAAGGGCTTCCTGGGCCTCGCGCTCGGGCCCGACCACCCCGTCTGGAACGACCCGCCCCGCGAGGCGGCGGACGAGCGCCGCGACGTCGTCGTGGTGGCCAAGGAGCCCGGCTTCCTTCTGGCCCGGACCGGGGCGGACGGGATCGCCCGGATCGTCAACCATGGCAGCGACAACCACCCGCCGCTGGTCGGCCTCGACGACCCGCAGTACGGTCGGCTGGCCTTCTCGTCGGCGACCGCACCGAGCTTCGATCCCGACCCCGTCGACTCACACGTCGCGCTCGTGGACGAGGCCGGGGTCGCCTCGCGACGCGGCGGGATCGTCAGGGAGCAGGCCGCAGCAGGCACGCTGGCGAGTTCGCACGTCCCGCTGTGGGCCGACCAGTCCGCAGGCGTGGGGTTGAGGATCTTGACGGCGTCGACTGCCGTCGGGCCGCACGTCGTCCAGGCGCACGTCATCTCCTCGGAGCGCGACCGCGAGTTCGCCGTCCGGGTCGGCGGGTGGGCGGTCGCCTCTGACCTGCCGCCGGTCGCCTCGGAGGCCAGCCAGGGGTGCACAGTCACCGCCGCCTGGGGTACGCGCAGCAACGCCGGGGACGGCGCGCTGGGAGCCCGGGTCGCGCCGTCGAGCGAGGGCGCTCGGGAGGGGGAGGCCAGGCTTGCTCCACCGAGCGACGGCGGTCGGACGCTCGCCTCGCGACTGGTGATCGTGCACGGCGAGGCGACCCCTGCCGTGCACCGTGCGACCGGCACCAGCCCGTTGGGCACGGAGGTCGCCGTCCCGGTGCTGGTGGCGCGACACTCGGGCCGCCGGACGGTGTTGGTCACCGTCTCGACGCTCACCGGCTCGGATCCGGTCGACCCGCCCCGCGTCCTCACCGCTTTGGTCGACGACAAGCTGATCGTGGAGGTCGACGGCGCCGCGACCATCCGCCTCCCCATGGCCCGTTAG
- a CDS encoding LacI family DNA-binding transcriptional regulator: MVAEGRQDAILRELELHGSMQVTAFATRHGVSPMTVRRDLARLEDLGLLERVHGGAISRSVATQRSRADRRDGRVARPVATIGMVVPSADYYYPAVIQGAQAAARDYAVRLVLGTTNYSVTQEVRQAERLLRGGVDGLLITPASQVDQDSPVRELLATATKPVVVVEREVLPGPGSATIESVRTDHAYGAELAMQHLYELGHRRVLLAARTSATAPWLRLGHRRVLERNGEDPEGLFWTLPNPRIGTDDLVTSVEQLVEHCVQQGVRAVVIHNDTDAMAFVDLAAERGFHTPRDFSIVAYDDEFAALAQVPITAVAPPKFDLGHSAMRMCFERLTSRTPASAVIRATLIPTLVQRESTAS; the protein is encoded by the coding sequence ATGGTCGCCGAAGGTAGACAGGACGCCATTCTTCGAGAACTCGAACTGCACGGCAGCATGCAGGTGACCGCGTTCGCGACGCGACATGGGGTTTCGCCCATGACGGTGCGGCGCGACCTGGCGCGACTTGAGGACCTCGGCCTGTTGGAGAGGGTGCACGGCGGCGCGATCTCGAGGTCGGTGGCGACGCAGCGCTCACGCGCCGACCGCAGGGACGGAAGGGTCGCCCGGCCCGTGGCGACCATCGGGATGGTCGTCCCCTCTGCCGATTACTACTACCCGGCCGTCATCCAGGGTGCGCAGGCCGCGGCCCGCGACTACGCGGTGCGGCTAGTGCTCGGCACCACCAACTACTCCGTCACGCAGGAGGTCCGCCAGGCCGAGAGACTGCTGCGCGGCGGCGTCGACGGGTTGCTGATCACCCCGGCCAGCCAGGTCGACCAGGACTCGCCCGTCCGGGAACTGCTGGCGACCGCGACCAAGCCGGTCGTGGTCGTCGAGCGCGAGGTGCTGCCCGGCCCCGGCAGCGCGACCATCGAGTCCGTCCGCACCGACCACGCCTACGGGGCCGAACTCGCCATGCAGCACCTCTACGAGTTGGGCCACCGGCGGGTGCTGCTCGCGGCGCGCACCAGCGCGACGGCTCCCTGGCTGAGGCTCGGGCACCGGCGCGTCCTGGAGCGCAACGGCGAGGACCCCGAAGGGCTGTTCTGGACGCTTCCCAACCCTCGGATCGGCACCGACGACCTGGTCACCTCCGTCGAGCAACTGGTCGAGCACTGCGTCCAGCAGGGGGTGCGCGCCGTGGTGATCCACAACGACACCGACGCGATGGCCTTCGTCGACCTGGCGGCGGAGCGCGGCTTCCACACCCCGCGCGACTTCAGCATCGTCGCCTACGACGACGAGTTCGCGGCGCTCGCTCAGGTGCCCATCACGGCGGTCGCCCCGCCCAAGTTCGACCTCGGGCATAGCGCGATGCGCATGTGCTTCGAGCGCCTGACAAGCCGGACTCCCGCCTCGGCCGTGATTCGTGCCACCCTGATCCCGACCTTGGTGCAGAGAGAGTCGACCGCATCCTAA
- a CDS encoding ABC transporter substrate-binding protein: protein MNPRRILTAVAACLVTGLMAGCAGANPAPAETSSPTAPAPAEKPSGEITFWSAIGGMDAVTEKFNSSQDDITVKFQEIPNGANGGYAQLSAALTSNTGPDVVGIEYPQLPQFVANQQLQPLDDIVGEEVLSKYPEQVRGLVTFGDKTYGMPYDAAPLVFYYRSDVLKAAGVEVPKTWDEFRAAAEAVRKHDPKAYLVSFNPNEPAIVAALSWKAGAKWFGTEGDSWKIGVNDETSAKVAAFWQGLVDDDLVKVQPSFSDEWTADLGSGVTVGLIGASWSAAGLKARTEGTDQAGKWIAAQPPSRDAPSSAFYGGTSFVMTKDSKNTAAAAEFLKFLTTDPEAIKARGEVGSAYLAFPGLTEQAKSVFPVDYFANDIYSVFDESAASVVKGWQWGPNWDITSTALKDNLAAVGANGTIPAALEKSATLTVDGLKQLGLSVK from the coding sequence ATGAATCCGCGACGTATCCTCACCGCCGTCGCCGCCTGTCTCGTCACCGGCCTGATGGCCGGCTGTGCAGGCGCAAACCCCGCACCGGCGGAGACCAGCAGCCCCACCGCACCCGCCCCCGCCGAGAAGCCCTCTGGTGAGATCACGTTCTGGTCCGCCATCGGCGGCATGGACGCGGTCACCGAGAAGTTCAACTCCTCGCAGGACGACATCACGGTGAAGTTCCAGGAGATCCCCAACGGCGCCAACGGCGGCTACGCCCAGCTGTCCGCGGCCCTGACGTCGAACACCGGCCCAGACGTCGTCGGCATCGAGTACCCGCAACTGCCGCAGTTCGTCGCCAACCAGCAGCTGCAGCCGCTCGACGACATCGTCGGCGAAGAGGTCCTCTCCAAGTACCCCGAGCAGGTCCGCGGCCTCGTCACCTTCGGCGACAAGACCTACGGCATGCCATACGACGCCGCCCCGCTGGTGTTCTACTACCGGTCCGACGTGCTGAAGGCAGCCGGCGTCGAGGTCCCCAAGACGTGGGACGAGTTCCGCGCCGCCGCTGAGGCCGTCCGCAAGCACGACCCCAAGGCGTACCTCGTCAGCTTCAACCCCAACGAGCCCGCCATCGTCGCCGCCCTCTCCTGGAAGGCAGGCGCCAAGTGGTTCGGCACCGAGGGCGACTCCTGGAAGATCGGCGTCAACGATGAGACCTCCGCGAAGGTCGCGGCATTCTGGCAGGGCCTCGTCGACGACGACCTCGTCAAGGTGCAGCCTTCCTTCAGCGATGAGTGGACCGCCGACCTCGGCAGCGGCGTGACCGTCGGCCTGATCGGCGCTAGCTGGAGCGCGGCCGGCCTCAAGGCCCGCACCGAAGGCACCGACCAGGCGGGCAAGTGGATCGCCGCTCAGCCGCCGTCCCGGGACGCCCCCTCCAGCGCCTTCTACGGAGGCACCAGCTTCGTGATGACCAAGGACTCCAAGAACACCGCGGCCGCCGCCGAGTTCCTGAAGTTCCTCACCACCGACCCTGAGGCCATCAAGGCCCGCGGCGAGGTCGGGTCGGCCTACCTGGCCTTCCCCGGCCTCACCGAGCAGGCCAAGAGCGTCTTCCCCGTCGACTACTTCGCCAACGACATCTACAGCGTCTTCGACGAGTCGGCCGCCTCTGTTGTCAAGGGCTGGCAGTGGGGCCCGAACTGGGACATCACCTCCACGGCCCTGAAGGACAACCTCGCAGCGGTCGGCGCCAACGGCACCATCCCCGCCGCCCTCGAGAAGTCCGCCACGCTGACGGTCGACGGCCTCAAGCAGCTCGGCCTCTCCGTCAAGTGA
- a CDS encoding carbohydrate ABC transporter permease: MSTTMTRSPRRNRIRGGGRVAALFLTPFFALFVVAMLAPLCYAVGLSLFADRRSGLGFGGFVREFVGIQNYRDVLASETFVAGFGRLALYVGMYIPIMIGLALLMALLLDAAVTKAKRFFQLMLFLPHAVPGVIAALIWSYLYTPGVSPIVSALASGGIQVNFLGASMVLPSIVNISVWEWTGYNVIILFTALQAVPREVIEAAYVDGASGFRTALSIKTPLIAPALSVILLFTVIGTLQMFTEPSILSRATTSVTSTWVPNMWAYDAAFNRNNLPQAAAASVILALLAGVLSWIVTRFTSRKATS; encoded by the coding sequence ATGTCCACCACCATGACCCGCTCTCCCCGCCGCAACCGCATCCGGGGAGGGGGCCGCGTCGCCGCGCTGTTCCTCACCCCGTTCTTCGCCCTGTTCGTCGTGGCGATGCTCGCCCCGCTCTGCTACGCCGTTGGCCTCAGCCTGTTTGCCGACCGACGCTCCGGCCTCGGCTTCGGCGGTTTCGTGCGGGAGTTCGTCGGCATCCAGAACTACCGCGACGTGCTCGCCTCGGAGACGTTCGTCGCCGGGTTCGGCAGGCTCGCGCTCTACGTCGGCATGTACATCCCCATCATGATCGGCCTCGCGCTCCTGATGGCCCTGCTCCTCGACGCGGCCGTCACGAAGGCAAAGCGCTTCTTCCAGTTGATGCTCTTCCTGCCGCACGCGGTGCCCGGCGTCATCGCCGCGCTGATCTGGTCGTACCTCTACACCCCCGGCGTCAGCCCCATCGTCTCGGCACTCGCCAGCGGTGGCATCCAGGTCAACTTCCTCGGCGCCTCCATGGTGCTGCCCTCGATCGTGAACATCAGCGTGTGGGAGTGGACCGGCTACAACGTCATCATCTTGTTCACCGCGCTGCAGGCGGTCCCCCGCGAGGTCATCGAGGCCGCATACGTCGACGGGGCCTCCGGGTTCCGCACCGCGCTGTCGATCAAGACCCCGCTGATCGCGCCCGCGCTCTCCGTGATTCTGCTGTTCACCGTGATCGGCACCCTGCAGATGTTCACCGAGCCGTCGATCCTGTCGCGCGCCACCACGTCGGTCACCAGCACCTGGGTGCCGAACATGTGGGCCTACGACGCCGCGTTCAACCGCAACAACCTCCCGCAGGCCGCGGCCGCGTCGGTCATCCTCGCGCTCCTCGCCGGGGTCCTGTCCTGGATCGTGACGCGGTTCACTTCCAGGAAGGCCACCTCATGA
- a CDS encoding carbohydrate ABC transporter permease, whose translation MDAQQPAVLGVGAVVGGLISVLAGYAFDKFSFKGRSALFGFVLVGVLIPNTATVLPLYLLAAQVGINNTMWSVLIPVLCNPFGVYLARIFSAGYVPDETLEAARVDGAGPIRTFVSIGLPMLVPGYVTIGLFQFVGIWNNFMLPLVMLQDRSLFPVSVGMSLWQGYSVAMPEYTPMVITGSMLSIIPLVVAFVMLQRFWRAGLTAGSVK comes from the coding sequence GTGGATGCTCAACAGCCTGCTGTACTCGGGGTCGGTGCCGTCGTCGGCGGCCTGATCTCGGTGCTCGCCGGCTACGCCTTCGACAAGTTCAGCTTCAAGGGCAGGTCGGCGCTATTCGGCTTCGTGCTGGTCGGGGTCCTGATCCCCAACACCGCGACCGTGCTCCCGCTGTACCTGCTCGCCGCGCAGGTCGGGATCAACAACACGATGTGGTCGGTGCTGATCCCGGTGCTCTGCAACCCGTTCGGCGTGTACCTGGCCCGCATCTTCAGTGCTGGCTACGTCCCCGACGAGACCCTCGAGGCGGCCCGCGTCGACGGCGCAGGACCGATCCGCACGTTCGTGTCCATCGGGCTGCCGATGCTGGTGCCCGGCTACGTCACGATCGGGCTGTTCCAGTTCGTCGGCATCTGGAACAACTTCATGCTTCCGCTCGTGATGCTGCAGGACCGCTCCCTGTTCCCCGTCAGCGTCGGCATGTCGCTGTGGCAGGGCTACTCCGTCGCGATGCCCGAGTACACGCCCATGGTCATCACCGGTTCGATGTTGAGCATCATTCCGCTCGTCGTCGCCTTCGTGATGCTGCAGCGCTTCTGGAGGGCAGGCCTCACAGCGGGCAGCGTCAAGTAA
- a CDS encoding glycoside hydrolase family 88 protein encodes MTHDRGHLADVTGRVQAALDRAVETVARNATDFRGFPDDTTTDGRYLPRPAAGAVPEGGNHGWTTSFWVGMQWIAWEVGGDPAVREAAAAGTADFVRRVREGEDLDMHDLGFLYSLSCVASHRLTGDATAAEAAVAAAEHLTGRFLEPAGIVQAWGDLSDPEHRGHTIIDSLLNMPLLTWAGARTGRERFDEVVRRHCEQLARHIVRDDDSTFHTFGWDEETGAPLGGGTAQGASPTSCWARGQAWGIYGFALNASAVGSAELLDASRRCADYFLDHLPEDLVPYWDLDYRDGSAAPRDSSAAAIAVCGLYELAGQLDDGERYRAAGEAILDSLIRGYTADTTTGADPLLLHGVYDMPGGIGVDEGTLWGDYFYLEALRRSSDPSWRPYW; translated from the coding sequence ATGACCCACGACAGAGGCCACCTGGCCGATGTGACGGGCCGCGTCCAAGCCGCCCTCGACCGGGCAGTCGAGACCGTCGCACGCAACGCCACCGACTTCCGGGGGTTTCCCGACGACACCACCACAGACGGTCGCTACCTTCCCCGGCCGGCGGCCGGCGCCGTCCCTGAGGGCGGCAACCACGGCTGGACAACGAGTTTCTGGGTCGGCATGCAGTGGATCGCCTGGGAGGTCGGGGGAGACCCGGCCGTCCGCGAGGCCGCTGCGGCGGGCACCGCTGACTTCGTCCGCAGGGTCCGCGAGGGCGAGGACCTCGACATGCACGACCTGGGCTTCCTCTACTCGCTGTCCTGCGTCGCGTCGCACCGCCTGACGGGTGACGCCACGGCGGCGGAGGCCGCGGTCGCGGCCGCGGAGCACCTGACGGGCCGGTTCCTGGAGCCTGCGGGCATCGTCCAGGCCTGGGGCGACCTCTCCGACCCGGAACACCGCGGCCACACCATCATCGACAGCCTGCTCAACATGCCGCTGCTGACCTGGGCGGGTGCCCGCACCGGTCGGGAGCGCTTCGACGAGGTCGTCCGAAGGCACTGCGAGCAACTGGCCAGACACATCGTCCGCGACGACGACTCGACGTTCCACACCTTCGGCTGGGACGAGGAGACCGGAGCGCCGCTCGGCGGTGGCACGGCTCAGGGCGCCTCGCCGACCTCCTGCTGGGCGCGGGGGCAAGCCTGGGGCATCTACGGCTTCGCGCTGAACGCCTCCGCCGTCGGGTCGGCCGAATTGCTCGACGCGTCGCGCCGCTGCGCCGACTACTTCCTCGACCACCTGCCGGAGGACCTGGTCCCGTACTGGGACCTGGACTACCGCGACGGAAGCGCCGCGCCTCGCGACTCGTCGGCCGCCGCCATCGCCGTGTGCGGGCTGTACGAACTGGCGGGCCAACTCGACGACGGTGAGCGGTACCGCGCCGCGGGCGAGGCGATCCTCGACTCCCTGATCCGCGGCTACACGGCCGACACGACCACCGGTGCCGACCCGTTGCTGCTGCACGGCGTCTACGACATGCCCGGCGGCATCGGCGTCGACGAGGGGACGCTCTGGGGCGACTACTTCTACCTCGAGGCGCTCCGTCGCAGCAGCGACCCGTCCTGGCGCCCCTACTGGTGA
- the kduD gene encoding 2-dehydro-3-deoxy-D-gluconate 5-dehydrogenase KduD — MGILEQFSLEGRTALVTGSSKGIGRAAAVALASAGADVALLNRGDASATAAEIRALGRRAVEITRDLAEATPGELASDVDRAVSELGRLDVLVNNAGTIHRAPAVDYPADAWDTVLRVNLDALFHLSQAAGRHMVERGSGRIISIASMLSFQGGILVPAYTASKHAVAGVTRALANEWAASGVTVNAIAPGYIDTDNTEALRADPEREASIRGRIPAGRWGRPDDLTGALVFLASPAAAYVTGAILPVDGGWLVR, encoded by the coding sequence ATGGGAATCCTCGAACAGTTCAGCCTGGAGGGTCGCACCGCGCTTGTCACGGGGTCGAGCAAGGGCATCGGCCGCGCGGCCGCCGTCGCGCTGGCCTCGGCGGGCGCGGACGTGGCGCTGCTCAACCGCGGCGACGCGAGCGCGACCGCCGCCGAGATCCGCGCGCTTGGCCGCCGGGCCGTTGAGATCACCAGGGACCTGGCCGAGGCCACCCCGGGCGAGTTGGCCTCTGACGTGGATCGGGCCGTCTCTGAACTGGGCCGCCTCGACGTCCTCGTCAACAATGCGGGAACCATCCACCGGGCGCCCGCTGTCGACTACCCGGCCGACGCGTGGGACACGGTGCTGCGCGTCAACCTCGACGCGCTGTTCCACCTGTCGCAGGCGGCAGGCAGGCACATGGTCGAGCGGGGCAGCGGCCGGATCATCTCGATCGCCTCGATGCTGTCGTTCCAGGGCGGCATCCTGGTGCCCGCCTACACCGCGTCCAAGCACGCCGTCGCTGGCGTGACCCGTGCGCTCGCCAACGAGTGGGCCGCCTCCGGCGTCACCGTCAATGCCATCGCCCCCGGCTACATCGACACCGACAACACAGAGGCGCTGCGCGCCGACCCCGAGCGGGAGGCGTCGATCCGCGGCCGCATCCCGGCCGGGCGCTGGGGTCGCCCCGACGACCTGACCGGCGCGCTCGTCTTCCTCGCCTCGCCCGCCGCCGCTTACGTCACGGGGGCGATCCTCCCCGTCGACGGCGGTTGGCTCGTCCGCTGA
- the kduI gene encoding 5-dehydro-4-deoxy-D-glucuronate isomerase yields MEQRYATHPSQIPGMDTADLRATYLVEEVFVPGEIRLTFTHHDRIVLGGAVPDGGTLDLPGYAEIRSDTFLERRELGIVNVGGPGSVTADGQRYDLVPGACLYLGRGIASVAFSDEPGAGAQFYLFSAPAHTTYPSVLVNPDEGNVLELGDQKTSNRRTLTQYIHANGVQSCQVVMGVTRLHEGSMWNTMPAHTHDRPTECYLYFDVADDARVVHLMGEREETRHLMVADRQAVISPSWSLHSGVGTASYAFVWAMAGENQAFDDMDPAPVTDLR; encoded by the coding sequence ATGGAACAGCGTTACGCCACCCACCCGTCGCAGATCCCCGGCATGGATACCGCCGACCTGCGGGCCACCTACCTGGTCGAGGAGGTGTTCGTGCCCGGCGAGATCCGCCTGACCTTCACCCACCACGACCGGATCGTGCTGGGCGGCGCGGTTCCCGACGGCGGCACGCTCGACCTGCCCGGCTACGCCGAGATCCGCAGCGACACCTTCCTCGAGCGCCGCGAACTCGGCATCGTCAACGTCGGCGGCCCCGGCAGCGTGACGGCCGACGGGCAGCGATACGACCTGGTGCCGGGCGCCTGCCTCTACCTGGGCCGCGGAATCGCGTCCGTCGCATTCTCCGACGAGCCGGGCGCCGGGGCGCAGTTCTACCTGTTCTCCGCACCCGCCCACACCACCTACCCGTCCGTGCTGGTCAACCCCGACGAGGGCAACGTCCTCGAACTCGGCGACCAGAAGACGTCGAACCGGCGCACCCTGACGCAGTACATCCACGCCAACGGCGTGCAGTCCTGCCAGGTCGTGATGGGCGTCACCCGCCTGCACGAGGGCTCGATGTGGAACACCATGCCCGCCCACACCCACGACCGACCCACCGAGTGCTACCTGTACTTCGACGTCGCCGACGACGCCCGCGTGGTGCACCTGATGGGCGAGCGCGAGGAGACCAGGCACCTGATGGTCGCCGACCGGCAGGCCGTGATCTCGCCCAGTTGGTCGCTGCACTCCGGCGTCGGCACCGCGTCGTACGCGTTCGTGTGGGCGATGGCGGGCGAGAACCAGGCCTTCGATGACATGGATCCGGCCCCGGTGACGGATCTGCGCTGA
- a CDS encoding DUF4291 domain-containing protein, whose amino-acid sequence MVPTRQIRADYDGDTITVYQAYRPEIAARAVEAGTFVAPFSMDRMTWIKPSFLWMMYRCGWAQKSGQERVLAVRIRRTGFEAALAQACLSAFDPEHHESQEAWRAELASSPVRIQWDPERTISGAPLSHRSLQIGLTGPAVRRYVDEWVVGLDDITESLPDIRSGKSPLPVERPYPLPDPVARHIGTT is encoded by the coding sequence ATGGTGCCCACCCGACAGATCCGTGCCGACTACGACGGGGACACGATCACCGTCTACCAGGCCTACCGGCCGGAGATCGCCGCGCGCGCCGTCGAGGCGGGCACCTTCGTCGCGCCGTTCTCGATGGACAGGATGACCTGGATCAAGCCGTCCTTCCTGTGGATGATGTACCGCTGCGGCTGGGCGCAGAAGTCGGGACAGGAGCGGGTGCTCGCCGTGCGCATCCGTCGCACGGGATTCGAGGCGGCCCTCGCGCAGGCGTGCCTGAGCGCGTTCGACCCGGAGCACCACGAATCCCAGGAGGCGTGGCGGGCCGAGTTGGCGTCCTCGCCGGTGCGGATCCAGTGGGACCCCGAGCGCACCATCAGCGGGGCGCCCCTGTCGCACCGATCGCTGCAGATCGGCCTCACGGGGCCCGCGGTTCGTCGCTACGTCGACGAGTGGGTCGTCGGCCTCGACGACATCACCGAGTCGCTGCCCGACATCCGATCGGGTAAGTCTCCGCTGCCCGTCGAGCGCCCGTATCCGCTCCCGGATCCGGTGGCCCGCCACATCGGCACCACCTGA
- a CDS encoding YegP family protein: protein MAGKFEVYEDKGGKWRFRLKASNGEVIATSQGYSSKASAKNGVDSVRRHAAEADIVEVPKED, encoded by the coding sequence ATGGCAGGCAAGTTCGAGGTCTACGAGGACAAGGGCGGCAAGTGGCGCTTCCGCCTGAAGGCGTCCAACGGCGAGGTCATCGCGACCAGCCAGGGCTACTCGTCGAAGGCGAGCGCGAAGAACGGCGTCGACTCCGTGCGTAGGCACGCCGCCGAGGCCGACATCGTGGAGGTCCCCAAGGAGGACTGA